Proteins from one Mercurialis annua linkage group LG7, ddMerAnnu1.2, whole genome shotgun sequence genomic window:
- the LOC126656854 gene encoding uncharacterized protein LOC126656854, protein MAVREYIDRFEELCKFASKIFPTEAQKYYRFKEGLQAILRMSYHCMREHSSERPQSHDSNFLVRQPASSVGSVASKKRSITCFECGGMGHIIRDCPSMEQFSSGRGRGFQGTTNRGGRTSGFDRGSGRGSGFNANKEANSPDVIFGRLTIFGRDAYVLIDPSATHSFIVSSFISCIPRDKSVMNHALVVHLPVAQSVVCQHVYKDCEIHIGDYKFEVDLVPLVLQMFDVIVGMDVLSKYKAVVDCYSKRIQKKGVKLENIHVVNKFADVFPDNLPGLPPDRAIEFSVDLQSGTNPISQAPYRMAQAELKEPKV, encoded by the exons ATGGCAGTGCGGGAATACATTGATAGATTTGAAGAACTTTGCAAGTTTGCTTCAAAAATCTTTCCTACAGAAGCTCAAAAATATTACAGATTCAAAGAGGGGCTGCAAGCTATTTTAAGAATGAGCTATCATTGTATGAGGGAACATAGTTCAGAG AGACCTCAATCGCATGATAGTAATTTCTTAGTAAGGCAGCCAGCATCTAGTGTAGGTAGTGTGGCTAGCAAGAAGAGATCTATAACTTGCTTTGAATGTGGTGGCATGGGACATATTATAAGGGATTGTCCTAGTATGGAACAGTTTAGCTCAGGTCGTGGCAGAGGTTTCCAAGGTACTACTAATAGAGGTGGTCGAACATCAGGCTTTGATAGAGGTTCTGGTCGAGGTTCTGGCTTTAATGCAAATAAGGAAG CAAATTCTCCAGATGTTATTTTTGGTAGGTTAACTATCTTTGGTAGGGATGCTTATGTTTTAATTGACCCTAGTGCAACACATTCTTTCATTGTGTCGTCATTCATATCATGCATACCTCGAGATAAGAGTGTGATGAACCATGCTTTAGTTGTACATTTGCCAGTGGCTCAATCAGTAGTTTGTCAGCATGTTTATAAAGATTGTGAGATACATATTGGGGATTATAAGTTTGAGGTAGATTTAGTACCTTTGGTGCTTCAGATGTTTGATGTTATAGTTGGTATGGATGTTTTATCCAAATACAAAGCAGTTGTTGACTGTTATAGCAAGAgg ATACAAAAAAAAGGAGTAAAACTTGaaaatattcatgttgtgaatAAATTCGCTGATGTATTTCCTGATAATTTACCAGGCTTACCACCAGATAGAGCGATTGAATTTAGTGTTGATTTGCAATCAGGCACGAACCCTATTTCTCAAGCTCCGTATAGAATGGCTCAAGCTGAGTTGAAAGAACCAAAAGTGTAG
- the LOC126655177 gene encoding uncharacterized protein LOC126655177 isoform X2: MGSGGSKSRTTCGASSSSGRRKGRSKGSRVFQSSCLGGSSHDTSHLCDHDSKENGGNASSNAQIETESGQVKSDGGKVKVEQSGERCLSSNAELDECSQASITNTASRIGSSSARAAPTLTSQSSFLSRFSFLPGNVSFRLNRATSLGSSRAYRIPSTNLQMLNDEEEIHLQPRSADSVSAGNLTRQISDLLPTTRSQQHEEISAHLQQRNRVSNFLNINGGNHTNSSAHGAHGDRGSTKVGNSGTSRSPRIYNDSDSFESRISDRRIGAQEPVERNVCFSRTLSVGRLRDRVLRRSPPSYSTSCPLQQERASGDASQLSGRQYLGSEMRISESEGDSLNRPTTSGYPPSSTSSSFFSVHDHELETARSRDTRYHDLLEHRSNFLERRRRIRSQVRALQRLGSRFENLSGHERSCILSGHHRTGRCTCRTTNRDANSNDDTSARASISRIVMLAEALFEQSVVLSSQPSLSSLGSVPAPIDVVESLPIKLYTKLQKHQHEEAAQCYICLVEYEDGDSMRMLPCHHEFHRTCVDKWLKEVHRVCPLCRGDVCRSDSLPSEN, translated from the exons ATGGGATCCGGTGGTAGCAAGAGCAGGACTACCTGTGGTGCGTCTTCATCATCTGGTCGCCGGAAGGGGAGAAGTAAAGGGAGTAGGGTTTTTCAGTCTTCTTGCCTTGGAGGCTCTTCTCATGACACCAGTCAT CTTTGTGATCATGATAGCAAAGAAAATGGAGGCAATGCTTCATCTAACGCTCAGATTGAAACAGAGTCGGGTCAGGTCAAAAGTGACGGGGGAAAGGTAAAAGTTGAGCAATCTGGTGAACGCTGTTTATCATCTAATGCTGAGCTAGATGAGTGCAGCCAGGCCAGTATCACAAATACGGCCTCTAGGATAGGTAGCAGctctgctcgagctgctccgaCCTTGACTTCTCAAAGTAGCTTTCTATCTCGCTTTAGTTTCCTTCCTGGTAATGTCAGCTTTAGATTAAACAGAGCAACCAGTTTAGGGTCATCCAGGGCTTATCGTATCCCTTCTACAAATCTCCAAATGCTGAATGATGAAGAAGAGATTCATCTGCAGCCAAGATCAGCCGACAGTGTCTCTGCTGGAAATTTGACTCGACAAATTAGTGATCTTCTACCTACAACTCGCTCACAGCAGCATGAAGAGATTTCTGCTCATCTACAGCAACGCAATCGAGTATCTAATTTCTTGAATATTAATGGAGGCAATCATACAAATTCTTCTGCTCATGGTGCACACGGAGATAGGGGTAGCACCAAAGTAGGGAATAGTGGAACCTCACGATCTCCAAGAATTTATAATGACTCGGATAGTTTTGAGTCTAGAATTTCCGATAGAAGAATTGGAGCACAAGAACCTGTTGAACGTAATGTTTGTTTTAGCCGAACCCTAAGTGTTGGAAGACTTCGAGACAGAGTTCTTCGTCGATCACCACCATCTTATAGCACATCTTGTCCTTTGCAACAAGAGAGAGCATCAGGAGATGCCAGTCAGTTAAGTGGGAGACAATACTTGGGTAGTGAAATGAGAATATCAGAATCTGAAGGTGACAGTTTGAACCGTCCAACTACATCTGGTTATCCTCCTTCTAGCACCTCTAGCTCCTTTTTCAGTGTTCACGATCATGAGCTGGAAACTGCACGATCAAGAGACACTAGGTATCATGACCTACTGGAACATAGGTCAAATTTCCTTGAGCGGAGAAGGAGAATAAGATCTCAG GTTCGTGCTCTTCAGCGATTGGGAAGCCGTTTTGAGAATCTCTCTGGACATGAGAGGTCATGTATATTATCTGGTCATCATAGAACAGGTCGTTGTACATGTCGTACAACTAATCGGGATGCCAACTCAAATGATGATACTAGTGCTAGAGCTAGCATTTCAAGAATTGTGATGTTAGCTGAAGCTCTATTTGAG CAATCTGTGGTGCTATCCTCTCAGCCATCACTGTCTTCACTTGGATCTGTACCTGCACCTATTGACGTAGTGGAGTCTTTGCCAATCAAATTATACACCAAGTTGCAAAAACATCAGCATGAAGAGGCAGCTCA ATGCTATATATGCCTTGTGGAGTATGAGGACGGGGACAGTATGCGGATGTTACCTTGCCATCATGAATTCCACAGAACATGCGTGGACAAGTGGTTAAAGGAAGTTCACAG GGTTTGTCCACTTTGTCGCGGGGATGTCTGCAGATCCGATTCTCTTCCCTCAGAGAACTGA
- the LOC126656855 gene encoding uncharacterized protein LOC126656855 produces MKAPRTAKEVQKLNGRTTALGRFVSNSAKRFLPFFKTLRNVKNFEWNEECQNSFDELKKIPKLTASPRSTRGRRNHIRTPKCHQRDSSIGACQRRRGREKMGILYEQGSHGDSSNKLATQESPGKTGNIRKVDQLVHHAGSI; encoded by the exons ATGAAAGCACCTAGAACCGCCAAAGAAGTTCAGAAATTAAATGGAAGAACAACCGCTCTCGGGCGATTCGTGTCAAACTCGGCAAAGAGATtcctcccatttttcaaaaCCCTAAGAAATGTGAAGAACTTTGAGTGGAATGAAGAATGCCAAAATTCTTTTGATGAGCTCAAAAAAATTCCTAAGCTCACCGCCTCTCCTCGGTCGACCCGAGGCAGGAGAAATCATATACGTACACCTAAGTGTCACCAACGAGACAGTAGCATCGGTGCTTGTCAAAGAAGAAGAGGGAGAGAAAAAATGGGTATACTATACGAGCAAG GCTCACACGGTGATAGTTCGAACAAACTAGCCACTCAAGAAAGCCCTGGGAAGACCGGAAACATCAGGAAGGTTGATCAATTGGTCCATCATGCTGGGAGCATATGA
- the LOC126655177 gene encoding uncharacterized protein LOC126655177 isoform X1 translates to MGSGGSKSRTTCGASSSSGRRKGRSKGSRVFQSSCLGGSSHDTSHLCDHDSKENGGNASSNAQIETESGQVKSDGGKVKVEQSGERCLSSNAELDECSQASITNTASRIGSSSARAAPTLTSQSSFLSRFSFLPGNVSFRLNRATSLGSSRAYRIPSTNLQMLNDEEEIHLQPRSADSVSAGNLTRQISDLLPTTRSQQHEEISAHLQQRNRVSNFLNINGGNHTNSSAHGAHGDRGSTKVGNSGTSRSPRIYNDSDSFESRISDRRIGAQEPVERNVCFSRTLSVGRLRDRVLRRSPPSYSTSCPLQQERASGDASQLSGRQYLGSEMRISESEGDSLNRPTTSGYPPSSTSSSFFSVHDHELETARSRDTRYHDLLEHRSNFLERRRRIRSQVRALQRLGSRFENLSGHERSCILSGHHRTGRCTCRTTNRDANSNDDTSARASISRIVMLAEALFEVLDEIHQQSVVLSSQPSLSSLGSVPAPIDVVESLPIKLYTKLQKHQHEEAAQCYICLVEYEDGDSMRMLPCHHEFHRTCVDKWLKEVHRVCPLCRGDVCRSDSLPSEN, encoded by the exons ATGGGATCCGGTGGTAGCAAGAGCAGGACTACCTGTGGTGCGTCTTCATCATCTGGTCGCCGGAAGGGGAGAAGTAAAGGGAGTAGGGTTTTTCAGTCTTCTTGCCTTGGAGGCTCTTCTCATGACACCAGTCAT CTTTGTGATCATGATAGCAAAGAAAATGGAGGCAATGCTTCATCTAACGCTCAGATTGAAACAGAGTCGGGTCAGGTCAAAAGTGACGGGGGAAAGGTAAAAGTTGAGCAATCTGGTGAACGCTGTTTATCATCTAATGCTGAGCTAGATGAGTGCAGCCAGGCCAGTATCACAAATACGGCCTCTAGGATAGGTAGCAGctctgctcgagctgctccgaCCTTGACTTCTCAAAGTAGCTTTCTATCTCGCTTTAGTTTCCTTCCTGGTAATGTCAGCTTTAGATTAAACAGAGCAACCAGTTTAGGGTCATCCAGGGCTTATCGTATCCCTTCTACAAATCTCCAAATGCTGAATGATGAAGAAGAGATTCATCTGCAGCCAAGATCAGCCGACAGTGTCTCTGCTGGAAATTTGACTCGACAAATTAGTGATCTTCTACCTACAACTCGCTCACAGCAGCATGAAGAGATTTCTGCTCATCTACAGCAACGCAATCGAGTATCTAATTTCTTGAATATTAATGGAGGCAATCATACAAATTCTTCTGCTCATGGTGCACACGGAGATAGGGGTAGCACCAAAGTAGGGAATAGTGGAACCTCACGATCTCCAAGAATTTATAATGACTCGGATAGTTTTGAGTCTAGAATTTCCGATAGAAGAATTGGAGCACAAGAACCTGTTGAACGTAATGTTTGTTTTAGCCGAACCCTAAGTGTTGGAAGACTTCGAGACAGAGTTCTTCGTCGATCACCACCATCTTATAGCACATCTTGTCCTTTGCAACAAGAGAGAGCATCAGGAGATGCCAGTCAGTTAAGTGGGAGACAATACTTGGGTAGTGAAATGAGAATATCAGAATCTGAAGGTGACAGTTTGAACCGTCCAACTACATCTGGTTATCCTCCTTCTAGCACCTCTAGCTCCTTTTTCAGTGTTCACGATCATGAGCTGGAAACTGCACGATCAAGAGACACTAGGTATCATGACCTACTGGAACATAGGTCAAATTTCCTTGAGCGGAGAAGGAGAATAAGATCTCAG GTTCGTGCTCTTCAGCGATTGGGAAGCCGTTTTGAGAATCTCTCTGGACATGAGAGGTCATGTATATTATCTGGTCATCATAGAACAGGTCGTTGTACATGTCGTACAACTAATCGGGATGCCAACTCAAATGATGATACTAGTGCTAGAGCTAGCATTTCAAGAATTGTGATGTTAGCTGAAGCTCTATTTGAG gttCTGGATGAAATTCACCAGCAATCTGTGGTGCTATCCTCTCAGCCATCACTGTCTTCACTTGGATCTGTACCTGCACCTATTGACGTAGTGGAGTCTTTGCCAATCAAATTATACACCAAGTTGCAAAAACATCAGCATGAAGAGGCAGCTCA ATGCTATATATGCCTTGTGGAGTATGAGGACGGGGACAGTATGCGGATGTTACCTTGCCATCATGAATTCCACAGAACATGCGTGGACAAGTGGTTAAAGGAAGTTCACAG GGTTTGTCCACTTTGTCGCGGGGATGTCTGCAGATCCGATTCTCTTCCCTCAGAGAACTGA